The genomic interval GCGTCGTAGCCGTCGTCTTTCGCCTCCAGCGCGTCCCGGATGTCGGCGGGCTTGACGGCCTGGCCCCAGTCGTACTCGACGCGGTCGACATCCTTGCCCAGCCGGTCGGCAACGTTGGCCTGGCGCTCGCTGAACGCGCCGGAGGTCGCCACGAGCATGTCGTCCTCGACGAGGTTCAGCGTCGTCGCCTCCCAGAACTCGGTGCCCGAGGCGGTGAGGATGACGACCTCGTTGTCGGTGCCCAGGAACTCCTTGGTGTCCTCGACGATCGTGGTGTAGAGGTCGGTCATCCGGTCCATCCGGTGGCCGAACATCGGCTGGGCCATCGCCTCGATCACGTCCTCGCGGACCTCGGTCGGGCCCGGGAGGTACAGTGTCTTCTCGGGGTAGTCGTCGGTGTACTCCTGTTTCTCTCGCTGTGTAACCATCTGTTAGGCGGCCCTTCGTAACCGGGTGGCATGGTAGTTTTGATACCGCCGCGTCACCCGGCCAGCGAGGGGTCGATCCGGCGCACGACGAGGAGCACGAGCGCGGCGTAGACGATCGGCCCGAGCAGGGCGGTGATCGGCGGGACCGCGTACAACAGCGCCGAGAGCAGCCACAGCAGGAACGGTGCGAGCGCGAGCAGTTGCGCGCCGCGGGCGAGCGCGTCGGCGACGGTCGGTCGCTGGGCGCTCAGGTAGCCGATCGCGACGACGGCCGCGAGATAGAAGAACGTCAGTCCCGGCGGGGAGACGATCGGAAGCGTGACCAGCGCCACCGCGGCGATCGCCACGCCGACGGCGCCCGGCCCGTACTCGCTGGCGACGAGTTGATCGGCGATGGCGTTCCCGTCCCCGCGTGCCAGCGCCTCCGTGAGTTCGCCACTACCCGCCTCCCTGGGCTCGTCGAAGTCCTGTCCGCAGTGCATACACCAGGAGGCCGTGGCGCTGACCTTCTCGTTGCAGTGGGGACAGCGGGGATCAGTTCGCATCGTTCGAACTCAGGGGCGGTATCGTGTTAGCCGTTGTGGGTGTCTGCGGACAGGCCGAGGGTTGAAATCGGATGCCCGCGATACCGTCTGTATGCGCTGGCTGGACCGCGCGGACGACCTCCTGTTCGACGGCGAGACCGTCGAGGCCGAGGTCGCCGTCGGCGACGGCGGCGTGGTCGTCACGACCCACCGGGTCCTCGCTTTCACCCCCGATCGGGAGGGACCGAACTACCGGACGGTCGACCGGCCAAACGTCGAAGGCGTCGACCTGACGACGGGCGGGACCTGGGCGTTCCTCGAACGGGGTCTGAAGGCGCTGGTGGCCGGGGTCGTTCTGATCGCGGCGGGCCAGCTCGTCAGCCTCGACGAACTGATCGGCGGCGTCTCGCTGGACAGCGCCGGCGCGGCGGGCCAGCTCGGCATGGGCGGGATGCTTGGACTGCTCCAGTCGATGCTGACGCTGCTCGCGCAACTTGACGAACTCCTCCAGCTGTTCGGCGGGCTGGCGCTCGCGTTCGCCGCCGTCGTCCTGGGCGTCTACGCCTGGAGCCGGGAGCGACTGCTCGTCCTCACTGTCGCCGGCGGCGACGACATCGAACTGACGGCGCCGGACGACGACCGGGCACTCGATCGGTTGCGGGCCGCACTCGCACCCGGTGACGCACCGACCGATATCGACTTCGAGACCCCACCCGACGACTCGCCGGCGTGACGTTCAACTCCACGCGGCGCTAACCGGCCGTCGATGGACACTGCCGCAGTCCGGGCGCGTGCCGGTGACCTCCCCGGAGAGCCCGGTGTCTACCAGTTCGAGAACGGCGACGGCCGGGTCCTCTACGTCGGGAAGGCCGTCGACCTGCGCGAGCGGGTCCGGTCGTACGCCGACCCGCGCAGCGACCGCATCGGGGCGATGGTCGAGCGCGCCCGGACGATCGACTTCTCGGTGACCGACACCGAGACACAGGCGCTTCTCCTGGAGGCCAACCTCATCAAGCGCCACCGGCCGCCGTACAACGTCCGGCTGAAAGACGACAAGTCCTACCCCCTGGTCCAGTTGACCGACCACGCGGTCCCGCGGATCGAGGTGACCCGTGACCCGGCCGAGGGGGCAACCGTCTACGGCCCGTTCACCGACAAGGGCCGCGTCGAGGTCGTCGTGAAGGCCCTGCGTGAGACCTACGGATTGCGGGGCTGTTCCGACCACAAGTACCGGGATCGGGACCGTCCCTGTCTGGACTACGAGATGGGGATCTGTACGGCGCCGTGTACCGGCGAGATCACCGCGGCGGAGTACGCCGGCGATGTCGAGAGCGTTCGACGGTTCTTCGAGGGCGAGACCGGCGCCCTCACCGATCCGCTGCGGCGCGAGATGGAGGAAGCGGCCGCCGACCAGGCGTTCGAGCGGGCGGCGAACCTCCGTGACAAACTCGACGCCGTCGAGGCACTCGTCGGGGAGAGCGACACCGCCGTCAGCGACACTACCGCCCACGCGGCGACCGACGTGCTCGGTGCTGCCTTCGAAGGCGACACCGCGATCGTCGCCCGGCTCCACGCCGACGGCGGGAAACTCGTCGAGCGGGACCGGCACACGCTCGACGTGCCCGACGGCGAGGGACCCGACGCCGTCTACCGGGCGTTCATCCCGCAGTACTACGCCGAGCGGGAGTTCCCGGACGCGATCCTCTGTGCCGAGGACCCGGCCGACGCCGACATCGAAGCGTGGCTGGCCGAGGAGGGCGTCGACCTCCGGGTCCCGGGTGCCGGCCGCGAGGCGACGCTGGTCGACCTCGCGCTCAAGAACGCCCGCCGTCGCGGCGGTGCCGACGACGAACTCGGCGCGCTCGCCGACGCGCTCGGGATCGCCCGGCCCGAGCGCATCGAGGGGTTCGACGTGAGCCACGCTCAGGGTCGTGCGGTCGTCG from Haloarcula pelagica carries:
- a CDS encoding zinc ribbon domain-containing protein is translated as MRTDPRCPHCNEKVSATASWCMHCGQDFDEPREAGSGELTEALARGDGNAIADQLVASEYGPGAVGVAIAAVALVTLPIVSPPGLTFFYLAAVVAIGYLSAQRPTVADALARGAQLLALAPFLLWLLSALLYAVPPITALLGPIVYAALVLLVVRRIDPSLAG
- a CDS encoding excinuclease ABC subunit C, with protein sequence MDTAAVRARAGDLPGEPGVYQFENGDGRVLYVGKAVDLRERVRSYADPRSDRIGAMVERARTIDFSVTDTETQALLLEANLIKRHRPPYNVRLKDDKSYPLVQLTDHAVPRIEVTRDPAEGATVYGPFTDKGRVEVVVKALRETYGLRGCSDHKYRDRDRPCLDYEMGICTAPCTGEITAAEYAGDVESVRRFFEGETGALTDPLRREMEEAAADQAFERAANLRDKLDAVEALVGESDTAVSDTTAHAATDVLGAAFEGDTAIVARLHADGGKLVERDRHTLDVPDGEGPDAVYRAFIPQYYAEREFPDAILCAEDPADADIEAWLAEEGVDLRVPGAGREATLVDLALKNARRRGGADDELGALADALGIARPERIEGFDVSHAQGRAVVGSNVTFVGESPEKADYRRKKLSERNDDYANMRELVRWRATRAVEGRDDRPDPDLLLIDGGDGQLGAARDALAEVGWDVPAVALAKDEELVVTPDGVHDWPDDAPHLHLLQRVRDEAHRFAVQYHQTVRDDVSTALDDVPGVGPATRKRLLRRFGSVDGVRSASLAELRTVDGVGEQTAETLRTRLN